The Spirochaetales bacterium genome contains the following window.
CGCCGAAGCCGGAACCTTGGGGCGGATCGTTATCATTGATATCCCGGGCGATCCCTTCTTTCGGATACAGGGCCAGGGTGGTGCCCCGGTTCCGGAAAAAGGCGATCTCGGGCTCTTTTTCCTTCGCCGTTATCTCGAAACCGAGTACATCGCGGTAGAACCGCAGGGAACGATTCATATCCGAGACTCCCAGGGTAATGATATGGATTCTGTTCATTTCGATTTCTCCTTTTCATCGATAGAGATCGGTGCCGCCGCGCCGTCCTCGTAACACGGGTTCGAATGGGTAAACCGCCCCACGGTTTTTATTTCATGTTTCATGAGGAGGCGGACGGAACCGAGGTAGTGGCAGGCCATCAGTAACGCCTCGAAAATCGCGTCGAGGAGGGTGACATTCCGGCCTTCGATTTTTTTCATCAAAGCTTCCGGGGTGACGTGTCTGAAGAACCTGTCCGAGCGTTTTCTGATTTCGTAGAAATAATCCCGGAGATCGATATACGGCCGGTGGACGCCTTTATCGTATCGTGAAGAGAAGGGAACCGTTCGTTTTTCGGCGCCGGGATTTCTCGCCGTATGAAAATAATCGATGAAACAGGAAGGTTCGAGCACCCACCGGTCGATAAAGACGATAATTATCTCAAGGTATTGTGCGACAGGGCAGCCGTCATACGGATGGTCGCCCGATACAAAAGACCGCGATGCGAGTATGTCCTCGATTTCCCAGAGGATAAAATTGAGCCGGGTGCATATATACTCGACGTCGTTCCGCTTATCCCCGGCGCTTTCCGAGACTTCCGCACCGTGACGGCGATGCACGGCGCCGCTTGTTTTCAGATACATGTCGTATGCCGCACGCCGTTCGGCCGAGACCAGGGTGGTATATGCGTCGTTGATGACTCGAAACAGAACCTGCGACGCCGTGGAATTGTCGTTCTTGTCCGGGTGATGAAGCAGCGCGAGTGCGCGGAAGCTTTTTTTTATTGCGTCGGTACCCGCCTGCGGCGTGAGGCCGAGGATCTCGTAAAGGGTTTTTTCATGTTTCATCGCGGCGTCGTCTCTGTCTGCCGCACCGTATCCGTATCGAGCGGATAACCTGAGTCTGAGGTCTGCAAGGGGATGGAGGGCTATTCATCGTTTACCATGTCCGGATACAGTTTTTTCGCGCATATCGGACAAAAGGTGTGGCTGAATTCGATACGGGTATTGCTGCTTATAAAATGTTCGATGGGATGCCAAATCCCTTGTTCGTCCCTGATATTCTTGCAGTTCGAACATATGGGGACAAGACCCCTGAATGCCCTTATTTCCGACAGGTAGTCGGACAGGCGCTTGTTTTCATCACCGAGAACCTGATTCATGTAAATGATTTCGAGATGCGATTGGATCAGATCGCGCAGCCCGGTCATCAGCTTCTCTATCGTTTTCGAATAGCCGTTTGGTTTGTTGTCAAGCACACAGATCGTTCCGAACGGTTTATGGTCGGGAAGAAGGATAGGAAATCCGAGATAGGAAATCATGTGAAGGCGCGTGTCGGGATTGTTTTTCCACGCCCTGTCGGTAAGGGCGTTGGGAACGAGGAGCTTGTCCCCGGTTTTGATTACCCGTTCACAGTAGAGTCCGGACCCGAGCAGTTTTTCTTTCTCTCCCGTGCGGTACGGATTATCCTCGTTCGAACTCGCGACAAATACCTCGATCTCCGGTTCGCTGAATTTCATGATCAGCGCGGCCGGGATATCGACAATCTGCGACAGAACGTCGACGATTTCCTGCCAGTTTTTTATTATGTCCTCCGGGACGTTGATGCCGCTGTCGTTATTCATTACCAATACCTCGTTTCACCGGGGAAGTTGCCTCCCGCTCCCTCTCTCACGCGACGGCCGGCAGGCGAACCTCTTCATGAATGCCAAAGGTTCCGGAACTATTCGATGCCCGCATGATATGCTTTTCCCGCAATCGATACAATATAATTAATATATGTTATATTGGCAAGCTTAAAACAAGAATAATTCAATTCGTTGTTTGTTCTTTAACGACAATATAAGTTAACCTTTAGGTAATGGGGTAAACGTGCTGTTTGTGCTTTCACGATTTTCGTCCGATCCGTGTGCACCGCTTTTTACATGGGTCATTCCGCTAAAGAATAAAATCCGTGGAGAGAAAGACCGAACGGCGTCCGCGAACGATCGATGTTATAATGCGGTTGTTGAGATCGTTCATTTTTGCCGCGGCCAATGTCTGAATCGAGAAAACGGTGAGTGCGTCCTGTACCGAAAGGGTTCCCTCCGCCGAATCCTTTCGCCCGCCGAAAGGGAAGGTGTCGGGGCCGCGCTGGCACTGGCTGTTGATATTGATCCTGCATACCTGGTTCGAAAGGGTGTCGATAAGGCGGGCGATCACATCGGGGTCTTTTCCGAAAACGGCCGCTTGCTGGCCGTAATTCGAGCTGACGATATAAGAAAGCGGCGTCTCGATGTTCTCGAACGGTACCACCGGGATGATCGGACCGAACTGCTCCTCGTGGTAGATTTTCATGGAATCGTTCACCGGATAGAGAAGGGCGGGATGAAAAAATGTCCGGTTGACGGAAGCCCCTCCTTCATTGACGATACCTGCATTATGATGGACGGCGTCATCGGAGAGTTCTTTCAGCCATGCCGTTTTCCCGGCTTCGGGAAGGGGGGTGATCGCCACACCGTCTTCCCACGGCATGCCGATCGAAAGTCCGGC
Protein-coding sequences here:
- a CDS encoding VOC family protein, producing the protein MNRIHIITLGVSDMNRSLRFYRDVLGFEITAKEKEPEIAFFRNRGTTLALYPKEGIARDINDNDPPQGSGFGGITLAYVASSESEVDEIIMKAAGSGGRLEKSPRRVFWGGYSGYFSDPDVYYWEIMYWEQWKFTEDGGLAVD
- a CDS encoding DnaJ domain-containing protein — its product is MKHEKTLYEILGLTPQAGTDAIKKSFRALALLHHPDKNDNSTASQVLFRVINDAYTTLVSAERRAAYDMYLKTSGAVHRRHGAEVSESAGDKRNDVEYICTRLNFILWEIEDILASRSFVSGDHPYDGCPVAQYLEIIIVFIDRWVLEPSCFIDYFHTARNPGAEKRTVPFSSRYDKGVHRPYIDLRDYFYEIRKRSDRFFRHVTPEALMKKIEGRNVTLLDAIFEALLMACHYLGSVRLLMKHEIKTVGRFTHSNPCYEDGAAAPISIDEKEKSK
- a CDS encoding GAF domain-containing protein; translated protein: MNNDSGINVPEDIIKNWQEIVDVLSQIVDIPAALIMKFSEPEIEVFVASSNEDNPYRTGEKEKLLGSGLYCERVIKTGDKLLVPNALTDRAWKNNPDTRLHMISYLGFPILLPDHKPFGTICVLDNKPNGYSKTIEKLMTGLRDLIQSHLEIIYMNQVLGDENKRLSDYLSEIRAFRGLVPICSNCKNIRDEQGIWHPIEHFISSNTRIEFSHTFCPICAKKLYPDMVNDE